One stretch of Natronobacterium gregoryi SP2 DNA includes these proteins:
- a CDS encoding PspA/IM30 family protein codes for MGILSRTSYVIRSKINSLLNRAEDPTETLDYSYEQMRDQLQEVKRGIADLTTQKKRLEMQKRRLEDNVEKHNEQARTAVQQDREDLARRALEKKKTKMNQIEDLERQIADLQNQQDQLIEQKNELQTRIEEFRTKKETMKARYEAAEASSTVSEAMTATGEEFEDVGRAIERAEEKTEDMEARAAALDELHESGAFDDVISDKDRIDRELEELSAGSGVEAELETLKSDVGEDEPEPEPEPEPEPEPEPQKAADVDEPALEDLEEDIPDEEIEAELAELQDEERD; via the coding sequence ATGGGCATCCTCTCTCGGACCTCCTACGTCATCCGGTCGAAAATTAACTCGCTGCTCAATCGAGCCGAGGACCCGACGGAGACGCTCGATTACTCCTACGAGCAGATGCGCGACCAGCTTCAGGAAGTCAAACGTGGTATCGCCGACCTGACGACACAGAAAAAACGCCTCGAAATGCAGAAACGCCGCCTCGAGGACAACGTCGAGAAACACAACGAGCAGGCCCGAACGGCGGTCCAGCAGGATCGCGAGGATCTGGCCCGGCGTGCACTCGAGAAGAAGAAAACGAAGATGAACCAGATCGAGGATCTGGAACGACAGATAGCGGACTTGCAGAACCAGCAGGACCAACTCATCGAGCAGAAAAACGAACTCCAGACTCGTATCGAGGAGTTCCGCACCAAAAAAGAGACGATGAAAGCCCGTTACGAGGCCGCCGAGGCCAGTTCCACGGTGTCGGAAGCGATGACGGCAACGGGCGAGGAGTTCGAGGATGTCGGCCGCGCGATCGAACGCGCCGAAGAGAAAACCGAAGATATGGAGGCACGAGCCGCCGCGCTGGACGAACTTCACGAGAGTGGAGCCTTCGACGACGTCATCTCGGATAAAGACCGAATCGACCGCGAACTCGAGGAACTATCGGCTGGCAGTGGCGTCGAAGCCGAACTCGAGACGCTAAAGTCCGACGTTGGCGAGGACGAACCAGAGCCAGAGCCAGAGCCAGAGCCAGAACCGGAACCCGAACCCCAGAAGGCGGCCGACGTGGACGAACCCGCACTCGAGGACCTCGAGGAGGACATCCCCGACGAGGAGATCGAGGCCGAACTCGCGGAGTTACAGGACGAAGAGCGCGACTGA
- the trpB gene encoding tryptophan synthase subunit beta: MSNDAHDDGAFDEYGGRHVPEPLEGPLEQLAGAYDDVATTEAFQAALRGHLESFAGRPTPLYYAENLSERYGAEIYLKREDLLHGGAHKINNVLGQALLAERTGRERLIAETGAGQHGVATAMAGALFDLETEIYMGKKDVERQEMNVFRMRLLGADVTEVTRGDAGLADAVDVALEDFAANVDDTHYLVGSVVGPDPFPRMVRDFQSVIGDEARDQFLEQTGELPDAAVACVGGGSNAIGLFHAFRDDDLEFYGAEGGGKGPDSSKHAAPLASGTDDVIHGMKTRVLEDDVDVHSVSAGLDYPGVGPEHAMFRAVGRCEYTGITDEEALAAFRELSETEGIIPALESSHGVARAIQLAEAGDHETILVNLSGRGDKDMKTAASKFDL, from the coding sequence ATGTCCAACGATGCACACGACGATGGAGCGTTCGACGAATACGGGGGTCGGCACGTTCCGGAACCGCTCGAGGGACCACTCGAGCAACTCGCTGGTGCCTACGACGACGTCGCGACGACCGAAGCGTTCCAGGCTGCCCTCCGAGGCCATCTCGAGTCGTTCGCCGGACGGCCGACGCCGCTTTACTACGCCGAAAACCTAAGCGAGCGTTACGGCGCGGAGATATACCTCAAACGCGAGGATCTGCTTCACGGCGGTGCCCACAAGATCAATAACGTGCTCGGACAGGCGTTGCTTGCCGAACGCACCGGCCGCGAGCGACTCATCGCGGAGACTGGGGCCGGCCAGCACGGCGTCGCGACCGCGATGGCCGGCGCGCTGTTCGACCTCGAAACGGAGATCTACATGGGCAAAAAAGACGTCGAGCGCCAGGAGATGAACGTCTTCCGGATGCGCCTGCTGGGCGCGGATGTCACCGAAGTCACCCGCGGTGACGCGGGACTCGCGGATGCCGTCGACGTCGCCCTCGAGGACTTCGCCGCGAACGTCGACGACACCCACTACCTCGTCGGCAGCGTCGTCGGTCCCGATCCCTTCCCGCGGATGGTCCGTGACTTCCAGTCGGTCATCGGCGACGAGGCCCGCGACCAGTTTCTCGAGCAAACGGGCGAGTTGCCCGACGCAGCGGTCGCCTGCGTCGGCGGCGGCTCGAACGCAATCGGGCTGTTCCACGCCTTCCGCGATGACGACCTCGAGTTCTACGGCGCTGAAGGTGGCGGGAAAGGCCCTGACTCGAGCAAACACGCCGCACCGCTCGCAAGCGGCACCGACGATGTCATCCACGGCATGAAGACGCGCGTGCTCGAGGACGACGTCGACGTCCACTCCGTCTCCGCCGGACTAGACTACCCCGGCGTCGGCCCCGAACACGCCATGTTCCGTGCAGTCGGCCGTTGTGAGTACACGGGCATCACCGACGAGGAAGCGCTTGCTGCGTTCCGGGAACTGAGCGAGACGGAAGGAATTATCCCAGCACTCGAGTCGAGTCACGGCGTCGCGCGGGCGATCCAACTCGCAGAGGCAGGCGACCACGAGACGATTCTCGTCAACCTCTCGGGCCGGGGCGACAAGGACATGAAGACTGCAGCCTCGAAGTTCGACCTGTAG
- a CDS encoding Cdc6/Cdc18 family protein encodes MATESTPEIDSIPPLEQVVLLGIATLDREDETPVRTPTVRRVCRNRITGDETRVVGSISEADVIRALYRLEDDGLVDETEPDQTSPTGKGRPAYELAVDPTTVFGGVDDELTGE; translated from the coding sequence ATGGCCACCGAATCAACGCCCGAGATCGACTCGATCCCACCCCTCGAGCAGGTCGTATTGCTCGGTATCGCAACGCTGGACCGCGAGGACGAGACACCGGTTCGAACGCCGACGGTCCGTCGCGTCTGCCGGAATCGGATCACGGGCGACGAGACGAGAGTCGTCGGTTCGATCAGTGAGGCCGACGTGATCCGGGCACTGTACCGGCTCGAGGACGACGGCCTCGTCGACGAAACGGAGCCCGACCAGACGTCGCCGACCGGAAAGGGACGACCGGCCTACGAACTCGCTGTCGATCCAACGACGGTGTTCGGGGGTGTCGACGACGAACTGACCGGGGAGTGA